From Lagenorhynchus albirostris chromosome 10, mLagAlb1.1, whole genome shotgun sequence, the proteins below share one genomic window:
- the TADA3 gene encoding transcriptional adapter 3 isoform X1, protein MSELKDCPLQFHDFKSVDHLKVCPRYTAVLARSEDDGIGIEELDTLQLELETLLSSASRRLRVLEAETQILTDWQDKKGDRRFLKLGRDHELGAPPKHGKPKKQKLEGKAGHGPGPGPGRPKSKNLQPKIQEYEFTDDPIDVPRIPKNDAPNRFWASVEPYCADITSEEVRTLEELLKPPEDEAEHYKIPPLGKHYSQRWAQEDLLEEQKDGARAAAVADKKKGLMGPLTELDTKDVDALLKKSEAQHEQPEDGCPFGALTQRLLQALVEENIISPMEDSPIPDMSGKESGADGASTSPRNQNKPFRLALELSTAFACSVPHTKSLESRIKEELIAQGLLESEDRPAEDSEDEVLAELRKRQAELKALSAHNRTKKHDLLRLAKEEVSRQELRQRVRMADNEVMDAFRKIMAARQKKRTPTKKEKDQAWKTLKERESILKLLDG, encoded by the exons ATGAGTGAGCTGAAGGACTGCCCCTTGCAGTTCCACGACTTCAAGTCTGTGGACCACCTGAAGGTCTGTCCCCGCTACACAGCAGTGTTGGCCCGCTCTGAGGATGATGGCATCGGTATCGAGGAGCTGGACACTCTGCAGCTGGAGCTTGAGACCCTGCTTTCTTCTGCCAGCCGACGCTTGCGGGTGCTTGAGGCCGAAACCCAG ATCCTCACCGACTGGCAGGATAAGAAAGGTGACCGACGATTCCTGAAGCTGGGTCGAGACCATGAGCTTGGTGCTCCCCCCAAACATGGGAAGCCCAAGAAGCAGAAACTGGAAGGGAAGGCGGGACATGGGCCGGGCCCTGGCCCTGGGCGACCCAAATCCAAAAACCTTCAGCCCAAGATCCAGGAATATGAATTCACTGATGACCCAATTGACGTGCCACGTATCCCCAAGAATGACGCCCCCAACAG ATTCTGGGCTTCGGTGGAGCCCTACTGTGCCGATATCACCAGTGAGGAGGTGCGCACGCTAGAGGAGCTACTGAAACCCCCAGAAGATGAGGCTGAACATTACAAG ATCCCGCCCCTGGGGAAGCACTACTCCCAGCGCTGGGCACAGGAGGACCTGCTGGAGGAGCAGAAGGACGGGGCCCGGGCAGCAGCCGTGGCTGACAAGAAGAAAGGCCTCATGGGGCCACTGACTGAACTGGACACGAAAG ATGTGGATGCCCTGCTGAAGAAGTCTGAGGCCCAGCACGAGCAGCCGGAAGACGGGTGCCCCTTTGGTGCCCTGACGCAGCGACTCCTGCAGGCCTTGGTGGAG GAAAATATTATTTCCCCCATGGAGGACTCTCCTATTCCGGACATGTCTGGAAAAGAATCAGGGGCTGACGGGGCAAGCACCTCTCCCCGCAATCAGAACAAACCCTTCAG GCTGGCCCTTGAGCTGAGCACTGCCTTTGCCTGCAGTGTGCCGCATACCAAGTCCCTGGAGAGCCGCATCAAGGAGGAGCTGATCGCCCAGGGCCTGCTGGAATCTGAGGACCGCCCTGCAGAGGACTCGGAGGACGAAGTTCTGGCGGAGCTGCGCAAACGGCAGGCCGAGCTGAAAGCGCTCAGTGCCCACAACCGCACCAAGAAGCACGACCTGCTGAG GCTGGCAAAGGAGGAGGTGAGTCGGCAGGAGCTGAGGCAGCGGGTCCGCATGGCAGACAATGAGGTCATGGACGCATTCCGCAAGATCATGGCTGCCCGGCAGAAGAAGCGGACGCCCACCAAGAAGGAGAAGGACCAGGCCTGGAAGACTCTGAAGGAGCGTGAGAGCATCCTAAAGCTGCTGGACGGGTAG
- the TADA3 gene encoding transcriptional adapter 3 isoform X2 has protein sequence MSELKDCPLQFHDFKSVDHLKVCPRYTAVLARSEDDGIGIEELDTLQLELETLLSSASRRLRVLEAETQILTDWQDKKGDRRFLKLGRDHELGAPPKHGKPKKQKLEGKAGHGPGPGPGRPKSKNLQPKIQEYEFTDDPIDVPRIPKNDAPNRFWASVEPYCADITSEEVRTLEELLKPPEDEAEHYKIPPLGKHYSQRWAQEDLLEEQKDGARAAAVADKKKGLMGPLTELDTKDVDALLKKSEAQHEQPEDGCPFGALTQRLLQALVEENIISPMEDSPIPDMSGKESGADGASTSPRNQNKPFSVPHTKSLESRIKEELIAQGLLESEDRPAEDSEDEVLAELRKRQAELKALSAHNRTKKHDLLRLAKEEVSRQELRQRVRMADNEVMDAFRKIMAARQKKRTPTKKEKDQAWKTLKERESILKLLDG, from the exons ATGAGTGAGCTGAAGGACTGCCCCTTGCAGTTCCACGACTTCAAGTCTGTGGACCACCTGAAGGTCTGTCCCCGCTACACAGCAGTGTTGGCCCGCTCTGAGGATGATGGCATCGGTATCGAGGAGCTGGACACTCTGCAGCTGGAGCTTGAGACCCTGCTTTCTTCTGCCAGCCGACGCTTGCGGGTGCTTGAGGCCGAAACCCAG ATCCTCACCGACTGGCAGGATAAGAAAGGTGACCGACGATTCCTGAAGCTGGGTCGAGACCATGAGCTTGGTGCTCCCCCCAAACATGGGAAGCCCAAGAAGCAGAAACTGGAAGGGAAGGCGGGACATGGGCCGGGCCCTGGCCCTGGGCGACCCAAATCCAAAAACCTTCAGCCCAAGATCCAGGAATATGAATTCACTGATGACCCAATTGACGTGCCACGTATCCCCAAGAATGACGCCCCCAACAG ATTCTGGGCTTCGGTGGAGCCCTACTGTGCCGATATCACCAGTGAGGAGGTGCGCACGCTAGAGGAGCTACTGAAACCCCCAGAAGATGAGGCTGAACATTACAAG ATCCCGCCCCTGGGGAAGCACTACTCCCAGCGCTGGGCACAGGAGGACCTGCTGGAGGAGCAGAAGGACGGGGCCCGGGCAGCAGCCGTGGCTGACAAGAAGAAAGGCCTCATGGGGCCACTGACTGAACTGGACACGAAAG ATGTGGATGCCCTGCTGAAGAAGTCTGAGGCCCAGCACGAGCAGCCGGAAGACGGGTGCCCCTTTGGTGCCCTGACGCAGCGACTCCTGCAGGCCTTGGTGGAG GAAAATATTATTTCCCCCATGGAGGACTCTCCTATTCCGGACATGTCTGGAAAAGAATCAGGGGCTGACGGGGCAAGCACCTCTCCCCGCAATCAGAACAAACCCTTCAG TGTGCCGCATACCAAGTCCCTGGAGAGCCGCATCAAGGAGGAGCTGATCGCCCAGGGCCTGCTGGAATCTGAGGACCGCCCTGCAGAGGACTCGGAGGACGAAGTTCTGGCGGAGCTGCGCAAACGGCAGGCCGAGCTGAAAGCGCTCAGTGCCCACAACCGCACCAAGAAGCACGACCTGCTGAG GCTGGCAAAGGAGGAGGTGAGTCGGCAGGAGCTGAGGCAGCGGGTCCGCATGGCAGACAATGAGGTCATGGACGCATTCCGCAAGATCATGGCTGCCCGGCAGAAGAAGCGGACGCCCACCAAGAAGGAGAAGGACCAGGCCTGGAAGACTCTGAAGGAGCGTGAGAGCATCCTAAAGCTGCTGGACGGGTAG
- the ARPC4 gene encoding actin-related protein 2/3 complex subunit 4, with translation MTATLRPYLSAVRATLQAALCLENFSSQVVERHNKPEVEVRSSKELLLQPVTISRNEKEKVLIEGSINSVRVSIAVKQADEIEKILCHKFMRFMMMRAENFFILRRKPVEGYDISFLITNFHTEQMYKHKLVDFVIHFMEEIDKEISEMKLSVNARARIVAEEFLKNF, from the exons ATG ACTGCCACTCTCCGTCCCTACCTGAGTGCCGTGCGGGCCACACTGCAGgctgccctctgcctggagaATTTCTCCTCCCAGGTGGTAGAACGACACAACAAGCCCGAAGTGGAAGTCAG GAGTAGCAAAGAGCTCCTGCTACAGCCTGTGACCATCAGCAGGAATGAGAAGGAAAAGGTTCTGATTGAAGGCTCCATCAACTCTGTCCGGGTCAGCATTGCTGTGAAACAG GCTGATGAGATCGAGAAGATTTTATGTCACAAGTTCATGCGCTTCATGATGATGAGAGCAGAGAACTTCTTTATCCTCCGAAGGAAACCAGTGGAG GGGTATGACATCAGTTTTCTGATCACCAACTTCCACACAGAGCAGATGTATAAACACAAGTTGGTGGACTTTGTGATCCACTTCATGGAAGAAATCGACAAGGAGATCAGTGAGATGAAGCTGTCGGTCAATGCCCGTGCGCGCATTGTGGCCGAGGAGTTCCTCAAGAAT